In Maylandia zebra isolate NMK-2024a linkage group LG12, Mzebra_GT3a, whole genome shotgun sequence, a single genomic region encodes these proteins:
- the LOC106674685 gene encoding C-X-C motif chemokine 10 yields MNSVTAFVACLLILGAQGQPASKSNKCKCYSYIGRISPKLIKTEPVIHYPSIFCPHTEIIVTTKADMKKCVNPESPLGRHILKNHNKQGKKGAVSTTTAGQSTAAI; encoded by the exons ATGAACTCAGTCACTGCCTTCGTTGCCTGCCTGCTTATCCTAGGTGCACAAG GACAACCAGCCAGCAAATCTAATAAATGCAAGTGTTACAGTTACATTGGCAGGATCAGCCCAAAGCTCATCAAGACTGAGCCAGTGATACACTACCCAAGTATCTTCTGTCCACATACAGAGATCAT TGTTACCACAAAAGCAGATATGAAGAAGTGTGTGAATCCAGAGTCCCCACTTGGACGACACATTCTAAAAAATCACAACAA GCAAGGGAAGAAAGGAGCTGTAAGCACCACGACTGCTGGTCAGAGTACTGCTGCAATCTAA